Genomic window (Roseimicrobium gellanilyticum):
TCCTCACTTGCGTCCTCGCGCTGGAGGGTACGGCGCACGAGGGGGGCCACCAGCAGGGGCTTGAGTTTCACCTCGCTGCGGAGGTTCGCTTTGGAGAAGCTGAGCAACTCATTCACCAGCGCACTCATATGCTGCAGCTCACCCTCGAGTTTCCCCATGTAGCGCTGGCTCTTCTCATCCGCGCCTGTCTCCGCGCGCTGCTGCAAGATGCCGAGTGAGGCCTGCATGCGGGCGATGGGTGAGCACAGCTCGTGGGCGATGTCTCCGAGGAAACGCTTTTGCCCTTTTGCATGACCGTCCAATCGCTCGGCCATCTGTTGCACGGAGCGGCCGAGATCGCCGAGTTCATCGAGACGGTTTGCGTCCGGAACCGCTACCTCGAAGTCACCTTCCGCGACTCGGCCGGTCGTTCTGCGCAGGCGCTGGATGCTGCGGGTAAAACCAAGTGCAAGGGGCACCCAAATCAGGGCTGAGAGCACCAGAACCCCAATGCCCGCGTAGAACCAGGGCTTGGGGTCCAAGAAAACGCCGCCGGCAGTAAGTGTGTCTGACCGCACCACGAGGAGCGCCGGCAGGTAACCACGCTCAGCAGCCACCGCAGGCACACGAATCACAGCCCAATAGCCCGGTGGTGAACTGGTGTGCGCCATCACGGTGGGGTACCGTGCCATGGAGGGGTCCATGGGCGGTGGACTACGCCGTTCATCCTCGCGCTCTCGCGGCGGTGGTGGAGGTGGGCGCCCGCCGGAACTTCCGAAAATGTCATCCAAGGGATCAAGCCCTAGAGATGGTGGCGGGGGCGGTGCCGGGCGTGGGCCATTCCCCTCTCCCCGACGGCGCAGGTGGGGGGTCAGCTTTTCCCTCACCATGTCCAGAACGGTGGGAGGAAGAGTGTTGTGCACTCCCGTGACGTACTCGATTTCCGAATCGAACAGGGAGAAATCAATCCCCAGGGCCTGGCTGTGCCCGTGCAGGAGGCTTTCCCACTGCGAGGACGGTTGTTCACGCAGTTCCGCGGCAACACGCACAGCCATGGCCTGCATGCGCGGCTCCATGACGCCCTGCATGAGCTCGCTGGATACTCCACCGAACTGCGAGCGGAAGACAATCCAGAAGCCCAACGCGATCAGCGCGACATTCGCCAGGAAGCCGGCCAGCAGCTTCACGGGAATGGGAAACCGGACTCGCATGGGGTCCATCATGATTCATCTGCGGTCAGGTTGCACCTCTTCTCTGTGGCGAGAATCTCCACCACCAGATGACATTGGCAGGCTCATGCGCGCTGGTACCGGGCTCCGTCCTCTCCCATCCAAGAGCCGCCGCCGGAGAGGGCATCGAGTTGATTGGTCTGCCCAAACACCTCCACTTGATGCTGCAGGTAGAACCAGCCGGGGATGGGCTCCGGCACAGGGTCCGGTGCCACGCCCTTCACGATGAACCGTGCGAGGGCCGCAGGAAAATTTGCCCCGAATCCCGTGGGGAAACCCACCCACGAGGGGAACCGGGGAGCCATCTTGATGAGGAAGTGCCGGTGCACCGTCTCGTCCATGATGGTGACGACCTCGAACGGCCCGCGCCAGCGGAGCTCACGAACCAGACGCTCACAAACCTCGCGCAGAGAATCATCCCTCACTGTGATTCCGCCGACATTCTTGCCCAAGCCGTGCATGCTGGGCCGGCGGATGGCACACAGTCCGAACAAGCCACCCTCTCCATCGCCGATGCCCATGGCGTGATGCTCCGTACCTGAGATCACCTCCTGTAGCAGCACCGGCGCGCCCCACTGTGCAAAGAGAAGGGACACCGCACCGGCCAGCTCAGCCTCATTCTCCACCAGATGGGTGTCGTGGTGCGCGCCCTTGACGAGGATGGGATACCGCATCTCCCGCCCCAACAACAGGGCACGGCTGACGGTGTACACGGCATGTGTCCGGGGCGTAGAAACCCCCGCCACGGAGGCGAGTTCTGAAAGCTGCTCCCGCGTGCGACGCAGGTAGGTGGCCTTGTCCGGAAGGGAAGTGCGGATGCCTCGCGCTTGCAGTTCCTCAGCAAGATCCACCATGAGCTCCATCTCGGAGTCCAGGGTAGGGATGAGAACCTCAAAAGGCGTGCGAGCACGGACCTCGTCGATCCTCTTCAGAAATGCCTCCGCACCTTCCGAGGGAAAGGGAATGGTGTATACCGCGTCCGGGCCATTCTTTGCATAGATGCCGCTCTCCGTGGCATCGTACGCCATGCCGATGATGAAGGCACCAGGGTGTGCCGCGCGGATGCCGGCCACAATGGCGGCGCCCGGTTGGGGGTTCTCTCCTCGACTCAGTCCAGTGACAGCGATTCGCATCTTGCCACCACAGAATCATCCGTATGTAAACGGCGGATGAATCGCTAGCCGGAGAATTGTGAAGGGAATGTAAAGGTCTCCCCTGACCCTAGACCAGTCTCTCGGTCACATCCCCACGCTTCAGTTCAGGCGGCACGTGGCCCACAAAGCGCGGCTTCAGGCCGATGCTCTCGAACAGCTCATTCACCTGTCTCAGGGTGATTCTGCTCG
Coding sequences:
- a CDS encoding sensor histidine kinase, yielding MKLLAGFLANVALIALGFWIVFRSQFGGVSSELMQGVMEPRMQAMAVRVAAELREQPSSQWESLLHGHSQALGIDFSLFDSEIEYVTGVHNTLPPTVLDMVREKLTPHLRRRGEGNGPRPAPPPPPSLGLDPLDDIFGSSGGRPPPPPPREREDERRSPPPMDPSMARYPTVMAHTSSPPGYWAVIRVPAVAAERGYLPALLVVRSDTLTAGGVFLDPKPWFYAGIGVLVLSALIWVPLALGFTRSIQRLRRTTGRVAEGDFEVAVPDANRLDELGDLGRSVQQMAERLDGHAKGQKRFLGDIAHELCSPIARMQASLGILQQRAETGADEKSQRYMGKLEGELQHMSALVNELLSFSKANLRSEVKLKPLLVAPLVRRTLQREDASEEAGTAKVEVPDHFVVMADEEMLSRAIGNLVRNAQRYAVGCGPVEVSATRANGHVSITVSDRGPGVSAEALPRLLEPFYRPDIARSRESGGVGLGLAIVKSCTEACGGKVEIANREGGGLSVTLRLMADSGTDTARAG